One stretch of Hevea brasiliensis isolate MT/VB/25A 57/8 chromosome 12, ASM3005281v1, whole genome shotgun sequence DNA includes these proteins:
- the LOC110652697 gene encoding patellin-3-like — MAEETQKPAAPAPEARSTEEVVVEKPVTEKEPPPAPEPEPEAPEKPAPVVEEEVAVEADKPKETKEVKITQSVSFKEETNVVGELPDAQKKALDELKQHIQEALNKHQFTAPPPPPPAKEEEKPAEPEKAEEKVEEKVEVKEEEKVEVKEEEKTPDVPSTSEEAKTEEPKPAEAETVTPPPQPPVEAKEEEKVEVKEEEKVEVKEEKKDEPVAEAVVVAEEVVAKVTTVDEDGAKTVEAIEETVIAVSSTPPAAEESAPAKEVEAAPVEEPKAEETPAPPPPPPEEVFIWGIPLLGDEKSDVILLKFLRARDFKVKDAFTMIKNTVRWRKEFGIDALLEEDLGNELEKAVFMHGFDKEGHPVCYNVFGAFQDKELYQNCFADEEKRVKFLRWRIQFLEKSIRKLDFSPNGVCTIVQVNDLKNSPGPAKRELRQATNQALALLQDNYPEFVAKQVFINVPWWYLAFNRMISPFLTQRTKSKFVFAGPSKSAETLFKYVAPEQVPVQYGGLSREGEQEFTVADSVTELIIKPTTKHTVEFLFSERCLLVWELRVVGWDVSYGAEFVPSAEDGYTVIVSKTRKVSPTDEPIIGETFKISESGKVVLTIDNQTSKKKKLLYRSKSKPLSE, encoded by the exons ATGGCTGAGGAGACCCAGAAGCCGGCAGCACCTGCACCTGAGGCTCGTTCAACTGAGGAAGTAGTTGTGGAGAAGCCCGTTACTGAGAAAGAGCCTCCACCGGCTCCTGAACCGGAACCTGAGGCACCGGAAAAGCCTGCACCTGTTGTTGAAGAGGAGGTCGCTGTTGAAGCTGACAAACCTAAGGAAACTAAGGAAGTGAAAATTACCCAATCGGTTTCTTTTAAGGAAGAGACTAATGTTGTTGGTGAACTCCCTGACGCTCAAAAGAAAGCCCTTGATGAGTTGAAACAGCATATCCAAGAAGCTCTTAATAAGCATCAGTTCACTGCTCCCCCGCCGCCGCCACCTGCTAAAGAGGAGGAGAAGCCGGCTGAGCCTGAAAAAGCTGAGGAGAAGGTGGAGGAGAAAGTTGAAGTGAAGGAGGAAGAAAAGGTTGAAGTCAAGGAAGAAGAGAAAACTCCTGATGTTCCATCTACGAGTGAAGAGGCCAAAACTGAAGAACCTAAACCCGCCGAGGCTGAGACTGTAACCCCACCACCCCAACCGCCAGTggaagcgaaagaggaagagaaggTTGAAGTGAAAGAAGAGGAGAAGGTGGaagtaaaagaagaaaagaaggatgaGCCAGTGGCGGAAGCTGTTGTGGTCGCTGAAGAGGTGGTGGCGAAGGTGACTACTGTTGATGAGGATGGAGCCAAGACAGTAGAGGCAATTGAGGAGACCGTAATAGCGGTTTCTTCGACTCCTCCTGCTGCAGAGGAGTCAGCCCCCGCTAAAGAAGTTGAGGCTGCTCCAGTAGAGGAACCCAAAGCTGAGGAAACCCCCGCTCCTCCTCCGCCACCTCCGGAGGAAGTTTTCATCTGGGGAATTCCACTTCTTGGAGATGAGAAGAGTGATGTGATCCTCCTGAAATTCCTGAGAGCCAGGGATTTCAAGGTTAAGGATGCCTTCACTATGATCAAGAATACTGTGCGCTGGAGAAAGGAGTTTGGAATTGATGCTCTGCTTGAAGAAGACCTTGGAAATGAATTAGAGAAAGCTGTGTTTATGCACGGATTTGACAAAGAAGGTCACCCTGTGTGCTACAATGTTTTTGGTGCTTTTCAGGATAAGGAGCTGTACCAAAATTGCTTTGCTGACGAGGAGAAGCGTGTGAAGTTCCTGCGATGGAGGATTCAATTCTTGGAGAAGAGCATCAGGAAGCTTGATTTCAGTCCCAATGGTGTCTGCACTATTGTACAGGTCAACGATCTCAAGAATTCTCCTGGGCCTGCTAAGAGGGAGCTCAGGCAGGCCACCAATCAAGCCCTTGCCTTGCTTCAAGATAACTATCCTGAATTTGTTGCCAAACAG GTGTTCATCAATGTTCCATGGTGGTACCTTGCATTCAATAGGATGattagtcctttcctgacacaGAGGACCAAGAGCAAGTTTGTTTTCGCTGGTCCATCCAAATCTGCCGAGACCCTTTTCAA ATACGTAGCTCCTGAGCAAGTGCCAGTTCAGTATGGTGGACTAAGCAGGGAAGGTGAACAAGAATTCACTGTTGCTGATTCTGTCACAGAGCTTATAATTAAGCCTACAACCAAACATACCGTTGAATTCTTATTTTCTGAG AGGTGCCTTCTGGTTTGGGAACTCCGAGTTGTGGGTTGGGATGTGAGCTATGGAGCTGAGTTCGTACCTAGTGCAGAGGATGGTTACACTGTTATTGTATCAAAAACCAGGAAGGTTAGTCCAACTGATGAACCTATAATTGGTGAAACCTTCAAGATTAGTGAATCTGGCAAGGTAGTTCTTACCATTGATAACCAAAcctccaagaagaagaagcttctcTATAGGTCCAAGAGCAAACCCTTATCTGAATGA
- the LOC110656868 gene encoding patellin-3 — MAEDSSISTPPPPQVQASPPPPVAEEKEVEASPPAPPPVVEESESLPIIEKEELPPPPTPPQESKSLAAMMEKEESFSSPPPSLAVEEKVEELGESVVAKEEVVVVEAVKEKQIEEQKIPQTLVSFKEESNKVADLSDVERKALEELKQLVQEALNSHQFSSPPPPPTTKEEEKQSVTPPGQNSQEIPAVSSGPTSDAPAKAEAPLSESDVSTEKPPPQESKVEEQPPSKESQEGVKKEEPKIASSPEEVSIWGIPLLKDDRSDVILLKFLRAREFKVKDAFIMIKNTIRWGKDFKIDELLDEDLGDDLDKVVFMHGHDREGHPVCYNVYGEFQNKELYQKTFADEAKRTRFLRCRIQFLERSIRKLDFSPGGISTIFQVNDLKNSPGPGKRELRLATSQALQLLQDNYPEFVAKQVFINVPWWYLAFYTMISPFMTQRTKSKFVFAGPSKSADTLFKYISPEQVPIQYGGLSVDYCDCNPEFTVADPATEITVKPATKKTVEIIIYEKCIIVWEIRVVGWEVSYGAEFVPDAKDAYTVIIQKPTKLASTDEPVVTSSFKVGELGKIMLTVDNSTSKKKKLIYRFKIKPFSD; from the exons ATGGCCGAAGATTCTTCGATTTCTACTCCTCCACCGCCACAAGTCCAGGCTTCACCACCTCCACCTGTGGCTGAAGAGAAGGAAGTAGAAGCCTCTCCGCCAGCTCCACCTCCGGTTGTGGAAGAGTCTGAATCACTGCCTATAATAGAGAAAGAAGAGCTACCACCGCCACCTACACCGCCGCAGGAGTCTAAATCACTAGCGGCGATGATGGAGAAAGAAGAGTCGTTCTCCTCTCCTCCCCCGTCTCTGGCTGTGGAGGAGAAAGTTGAGGAACTGGGCGAGTCTGTAGTTGCGAAAGAAGAGGTTGTGGTGGTTGAGGCTGTGAAAGAGAAGCAAATCGAGGAGCAAAAGATTCCTCAGACTTTGGTTTCGTTCAAGGAAGAGAGTAACAAAGTGGCTGATCTCTCTGATGTTGAGCGGAAAGCTTTGGAAGAACTGAAGCAGTTGGTTCAGGAAGCTCTCAATAGCCACCAATTTAGctctccaccaccaccaccaacaacaaaagaagaagagaaacagAGTGTTACTCCACCAGGACAAAATAGTCAAGAAATTCCAGCTGTGTCCTCTGGACCGACCTCAGATGCTCCTGCAAAAGCTGAAGCACCCTTGTCAGAATCCGATGTCAGTACAGAGAAACCACCACCCCAAGAATCAAAAGTTGAAGAACAACCTCCTTCCAAGGAATCCCAAGAAGGAGTTAAAAAAGAAGAGCCAAAGATTGCATCTTCACCAGAGGAAGTCTCCATATGGGGGATTCCTCTGCTTAAGGATGATAGAAGTGATGTGATACTCTTGAAGTTCTTGAGGGCCAGGGAATTCAAAGTGAAAGATGCATTTATCATGATCAAGAACACAATCCGATGGGGGAAGGATTTTAAAATCGATGAACTTCTTGATGAAGATCTCGGTGATGATTTGGATAAAGTGGTTTTTATGCATGGTCATGACAGGGAGGGTCATCCCGTATGCTACAATGTCTATGGGGAATTCCAGAATAAAGAATTGTATCAGAAGACATTTGCTGACGAGGCGAAGAGAACGAGGTTTCTACGGTGTCGGATTCAGTTTTTGGAAAGGAGTATCAGGAAACTCGATTTTAGTCCTGGTGGTATTTCTACCATCTTTCAGGTTAATGATCTCAAGAATTCTCCTGGACCTGGAAAACGTGAGCTTAGGTTGGCTACCAGCCAGGCTCTCCAATTGCTTCAAGACAATTACCCTGAGTTTGTAGCTAAACAG GTATTCATCAATGTTCCATGGTGGTATCTTGCTTTTTATACAATGATCAGTCCATTCATGACTCAGAGGACCAAAAGCAAATTTGTATTTGCAGGCCCATCAAAATCTGCTGATACACTTTTCAA ATATATATCACCTGAGCAAGTGCCTATTCAGTATGGTGGCTTGAGCGTGGATTACTGtgattgcaacccagaatttacCGTTGCTGATCCTGCAACTGAGATAACTGTGAAACCAGCAACAAAGAAAACTGTGGAAATTATAATTTATGAG AAATGTATAATTGTCTGGGAAATCCGGGTTGTTGGGTGGGAGGTGAGCTATGGTGCTGAGTTTGTGCCTGATGCCAAAGACGCATATACAGTTATCATACAGAAACCGACGAAATTGGCCTCAACTGATGAACCAGTGGTGACTAGCAGCTTCAAAGTTGGTGAACTGGGTAAAATAATGCTCACAGTGGACAATTCAACCTCAAAAAAGAAGAAACTTATCTACAGGTTCAAGATCAAACCCTTCTCAGATTGA